A stretch of the Halorussus salinus genome encodes the following:
- a CDS encoding helix-turn-helix domain-containing protein yields MSTIATFTVPADAFPLGHIFESFPEITIEIEQVVPTKNAILPYFWVREEPVGNVQQALEAEGVLKSYTLVDDLGDQGLFRAEWNPDAEGILTGITNAQLTVLSATGTEDEWEFKFRAEDSDRIAEFQRYCADQGIDITIGRIHSVGARTGEGAYGLTPEQREAVLLAYRSGYYEAPPETNLGELAEELGITHQSFSDRLRRGTNSLIGETLDVT; encoded by the coding sequence ATGTCTACGATTGCGACGTTTACTGTGCCTGCGGACGCCTTCCCACTTGGACACATCTTTGAGTCCTTTCCCGAGATTACGATCGAGATCGAACAAGTCGTCCCGACAAAGAACGCGATTCTCCCCTATTTTTGGGTGCGGGAGGAACCCGTTGGAAACGTTCAACAGGCCCTCGAAGCAGAAGGGGTACTCAAGTCGTACACGCTTGTCGACGACCTTGGCGACCAAGGCTTGTTCCGTGCCGAGTGGAACCCAGATGCTGAAGGTATCCTCACCGGGATTACCAATGCGCAATTGACGGTGCTCTCCGCGACCGGCACCGAAGACGAATGGGAGTTCAAGTTTCGGGCCGAAGATTCCGACCGAATCGCGGAGTTTCAACGATATTGTGCTGACCAAGGCATTGACATTACGATCGGACGCATCCATTCGGTCGGAGCGCGAACCGGCGAAGGAGCGTACGGTCTTACGCCGGAACAGCGAGAAGCCGTGTTACTAGCCTACCGAAGTGGCTACTATGAGGCGCCGCCAGAAACAAACCTAGGTGAACTTGCGGAGGAACTCGGAATAACTCACCAGTCGTTCTCTGACCGACTCCGACGAGGGACAAATAGCCTCATCGGGGAAACACTTGATGTAACGTGA